Proteins encoded in a region of the Vicia villosa cultivar HV-30 ecotype Madison, WI linkage group LG5, Vvil1.0, whole genome shotgun sequence genome:
- the LOC131603357 gene encoding floral homeotic protein AGAMOUS-like isoform X1 — protein sequence MSFPNESMPDSPQRKIGRGKIEIKRIENTTNRQVTFCKRRNGLLKKAYELSVLCDAEVALIVFSTRGRLYEYANNSVKASIERYKKACSDTSGAKSASETNAQYYQQEAAKLRVQISNLQNHNRQMMGEALSNMNGKELRNLESKLEKGISRIRSKKNEMLFAEIEYMQKREIELHNSNQVLRAKISENDQRNNHSANVLHGGTSFECMQPQQQFDSRSYFQVNELQPNNNQYARQDQMSLQFV from the exons ATGAGTTTTCCAAATGAATCCATGCCTGATTCTCCTCAGAGAAAGATTGGAAGGGGAAAGATTGAGATCAAGAGGATCGAAAACACGACGAAtcgacaagttaccttctgcaaGCGTAGAAATGGCTTGCTTAAGAAGGCATATGAATTGTCTGTGCTTTGTGATGCAGAAGTTGCTCTTATAGTCTTCTCGACTCGTGGCCGTCTCTATGAATATGCAAATAACAG TGTGAAAGCTTCTATTGAGAGGTATAAGAAAGCATGTTCTGATACTTCTGGTGCTAAATCAGCTTCTGAGACTAATGCTCAG TATTATCAGCAAGAAGCTGCGAAACTGCGAGTGCAAATCAGTAATTTACAGAATCATAACAG GCAAATGATGGGTGAGGCTTTGAGCAATATGAACGGTAAGGAACTCAGAAACCTTGAGAGTAAACTAGAGAAAGGAATTAGCCGAATTCGCTCCAAGAAG AATGAAATGCTATTTGCAGAAATTGAGTACATGCAGAAGAGG GAGATAGAGTTGCATAATAGCAACCAGGTTCTTAGAGCAAAG ATATCAGAAAATGATCAGAGGAACAACCATAGTGCTAATGTGTTGCATGGTGGCACAAGCTTTGAATGTATGCAACCTCAGCAACAATTCGACTCTCGCAGTTACTTCCAAGTGAATGAATTACAACCCAATAATAATCAGTATGCCAGGCAGGACCAGATGTCTCTTCAATTTGT TTGA
- the LOC131603357 gene encoding floral homeotic protein AGAMOUS-like isoform X3: MSFPNESMPDSPQRKIGRGKIEIKRIENTTNRQVTFCKRRNGLLKKAYELSVLCDAEVALIVFSTRGRLYEYANNSVKASIERYKKACSDTSGAKSASETNAQYYQQEAAKLRVQISNLQNHNRQMMGEALSNMNGKELRNLESKLEKGISRIRSKKNEMLFAEIEYMQKRISENDQRNNHSANVLHGGTSFECMQPQQQFDSRSYFQVNELQPNNNQYARQDQMSLQFV, from the exons ATGAGTTTTCCAAATGAATCCATGCCTGATTCTCCTCAGAGAAAGATTGGAAGGGGAAAGATTGAGATCAAGAGGATCGAAAACACGACGAAtcgacaagttaccttctgcaaGCGTAGAAATGGCTTGCTTAAGAAGGCATATGAATTGTCTGTGCTTTGTGATGCAGAAGTTGCTCTTATAGTCTTCTCGACTCGTGGCCGTCTCTATGAATATGCAAATAACAG TGTGAAAGCTTCTATTGAGAGGTATAAGAAAGCATGTTCTGATACTTCTGGTGCTAAATCAGCTTCTGAGACTAATGCTCAG TATTATCAGCAAGAAGCTGCGAAACTGCGAGTGCAAATCAGTAATTTACAGAATCATAACAG GCAAATGATGGGTGAGGCTTTGAGCAATATGAACGGTAAGGAACTCAGAAACCTTGAGAGTAAACTAGAGAAAGGAATTAGCCGAATTCGCTCCAAGAAG AATGAAATGCTATTTGCAGAAATTGAGTACATGCAGAAGAGG ATATCAGAAAATGATCAGAGGAACAACCATAGTGCTAATGTGTTGCATGGTGGCACAAGCTTTGAATGTATGCAACCTCAGCAACAATTCGACTCTCGCAGTTACTTCCAAGTGAATGAATTACAACCCAATAATAATCAGTATGCCAGGCAGGACCAGATGTCTCTTCAATTTGT TTGA
- the LOC131603357 gene encoding floral homeotic protein AGAMOUS-like isoform X2 — protein sequence MSFPNESMPDSPQRKIGRGKIEIKRIENTTNRQVTFCKRRNGLLKKAYELSVLCDAEVALIVFSTRGRLYEYANNSVKASIERYKKACSDTSGAKSASETNAQYYQQEAAKLRVQISNLQNHNRQMMGEALSNMNGKELRNLESKLEKGISRIRSKKNEMLFAEIEYMQKREIELHNSNQVLRAKISENDQRNNHSANVLHGGTSFECMQPQQQFDSRSYFQVNELQPNNNQYARQDQMSLQFV from the exons ATGAGTTTTCCAAATGAATCCATGCCTGATTCTCCTCAGAGAAAGATTGGAAGGGGAAAGATTGAGATCAAGAGGATCGAAAACACGACGAAtcgacaagttaccttctgcaaGCGTAGAAATGGCTTGCTTAAGAAGGCATATGAATTGTCTGTGCTTTGTGATGCAGAAGTTGCTCTTATAGTCTTCTCGACTCGTGGCCGTCTCTATGAATATGCAAATAACAG TGTGAAAGCTTCTATTGAGAGGTATAAGAAAGCATGTTCTGATACTTCTGGTGCTAAATCAGCTTCTGAGACTAATGCTCAG TATTATCAGCAAGAAGCTGCGAAACTGCGAGTGCAAATCAGTAATTTACAGAATCATAACAG GCAAATGATGGGTGAGGCTTTGAGCAATATGAACGGTAAGGAACTCAGAAACCTTGAGAGTAAACTAGAGAAAGGAATTAGCCGAATTCGCTCCAAGAAG AATGAAATGCTATTTGCAGAAATTGAGTACATGCAGAAGAGG GAGATAGAGTTGCATAATAGCAACCAGGTTCTTAGAGCAAAG ATATCAGAAAATGATCAGAGGAACAACCATAGTGCTAATGTGTTGCATGGTGGCACAAGCTTTGAATGTATGCAACCTCAGCAACAATTCGACTCTCGCAGTTACTTCCAAGTGAATGAATTACAACCCAATAATAATCAGTATGCCAGGCAGGACCAGATGTCTCTTCAATTTGTGTAA